From Salvia splendens isolate huo1 chromosome 16, SspV2, whole genome shotgun sequence, a single genomic window includes:
- the LOC121772397 gene encoding ankyrin repeat-containing protein At5g02620-like — protein MGNFVSKTRRRSRHDGINLNQNGYSSSRGRRKPLSPEVLLHEAARKGDYAAAEDHFGDENLIKHPITEGGEIALHIAAIEGRQDFVSKLLEVMEREDLAIQNAKGCTALCFAAAGGHIEIAQLMLEKDPNLAKVKGDEGVWPLYMAALQGFGEMAELLLIPSDIVSWTQLEKADLLTSAIDSGLYDLAIKIVVGDKTLALAKDANGLTPLEVLARKPVAFSSDNGQGFWDNITRNVLKYMNMSKTNDVNVEKWDIAYTLMDVLWDAVESCKEDVEAGVGVDAADSAQLFFIAAEAGNDEFLVELFKKDHNLLYKVNEDSHSIFHVAVRRRYNKVFSLMFELGGTKDLLASYIDAEGNNILHLAGKLAPQNQLDSIPGAPWQMQREVLWFKVVEKLVQPAFRHKKNSANQTPHELFMSEHKKLREEAEKYMKQTAKSCMLVTMLIATVVFTAAFTVPGGYDGRGAPTLENRKMFVVFPVSEAVATLSSLTSMLMFLSILTSRYSDKDFLVKLPFWMVVGVATLFFSIVAMMVAFCSCLLFFEHGWVAVALLLLFFGIVPAMFVVLKYPLLRTIFRCTYSCTWLFRSDGRLHS, from the exons ATGGGTAATTTTGTCTCCAAAACCCGGAGAAGATCGAGACACGACGGAATAAATCTGAATCAAAATGGTTATTCCTCGTCTCGTG GCAGAAGAAAACCACTGAGCCCGGAAGTTTTGTTGCACGAAGCCGCACGCAAGGGTGACTACGCTGCCGCCGAAGATCACTTCGGAGACGAAAACTTGATCAAACATCCCATAACAGAAGGAGGTGAAATCGCACTGCACATAGCTGCTATAGAAGGCCGTCAAGATTTCGTCTCAAAATTGTTAGAGGTTATGGAAAGAGAAGACTTGGCAATTCAGAATGCGAAAGGGTGCACTGCACTATGCTTTGCTGCAGCTGGTGGCCACATTGAAATTGCTCAATTAATGTTGGAAAAAGATCCAAATTTGGCAAAAGTTAAGGGTGATGAAGGAGTTTGGCCCCTCTACATGGCTGCATTGCAAGGATTTGGTGAAATGGCTGAACTTCTCCTCATTCCCTCTGATATTGTATCTTGGACCCAACTAGAAAAGGCTGACTTGCTAACGTCAGCAATCGACTCGGGGCTATATG ATTTGGCTATAAAAATTGTGGTCGGTGATAAAACGTTAGCTTTGGCTAAGGATGCAAATGGCTTGACACCGTTGGAAGTGCTTGCGCGAAAACCCGTGGCATTTTCTAGTGACAATGGCCAAGGATTTTGGGACAACATTACAAGAAATG TACTGAAGTATATGAATATGTCAAAGACCAACGACGTGAATGTAGAAAAGTGGGATATTGCCTACACATTAATGGATGTTTTGTGGGATGCTGTGGAATCATGTAAAGAAGATGTTGAAGCAGGTGTAGGTGTAGATGCTGCAGATTCTGcgcaattattttttatagcgGCGGAAGCAGGAAATGATGAATTCTTGGTGGAGCTATTCAAGAAGGACCATAATTTACTATACAAAGTAAATGAAGATTCGCATAGCATATTTCATGTTGCGGTTCGGCGTCGCTATAACAAAGTGTTCAGCTTGATGTTTGAGTTGGGTGGTACCAAAGATTTGCTAGCCTCATACATAGATGCCGAAGGTAACAACATATTGCACTTGGCTGGAAAATTAGCACCTCAAAATCAGCTCGACAGCATTCCCGGTGCACCTTGGCAGATGCAGCGGGAAGTGCTGTGGTTCAAG GTCGTGGAGAAGCTCGTCCAGCCCGCATTCCGACACAAGAAGAACTCGGCGAACCAAACGCCCCACGAGCTATTCATGTCTGAGCACAAAAAGCTCCGGGAAGAAGCGGAGAAATACATGAAGCAGACTGCGAAATCGTGCATGCTGGTGACGATGCTGATCGCGACGGTGGTGTTCACGGCAGCCTTCACGGTCCCCGGCGGGTACGACGGCAGGGGCGCCCCGACCCTGGAGAACAGGAAAATGTTCGTGGTGTTCCCTGTCTCGGAGGCGGTGGCGACGCTGTCGTCGCTGACGTCGATGCTCATGTTTTTGTCCATCCTGACGTCGCGATACTCGGACAAGGACTTCCTGGTGAAGCTGCCGTTCTGGATGGTGGTAGGGGTGGCGACGCTCTTCTTCTCGATCGTGGCGATGATGGTGGCGTTCTGCTCGTGCCTGCTGTTTTTCGAGCACGGGTGGGTGGCGGTggcgctgctgctgctgttttTCGGGATCGTGCCGGCGATGTTTGTGGTGTTGAAGTATCCTTTGTTGAGGACTATCTTCAGGTGCACGTATAGCTGCACGTGGTTGTTTCGCTCGGACGGACGGCTGCACTCGTAG